The genomic window CACCGACCAGGCCCCGCAATCGGGTCCACGAACTCGAACAGCAAGCATTGATGCTGCTCCGCGTCACCGGCGTACGGATGTTGATCATCGACGAGCTCCACAATGTTCTCGCCGGCCGCGACAACGTGCGCCGCGAATTCTTGAACGTGCTGCGGTTTTTGGGCAACGAACTACGCATTCCTCTTGTCGCTGTCGGCACCCGTGATGCTTACCTCGCCATCCGGACCGATCCCCAGTTGGAGAATCGATTCCATCCCATGACTTTGCCGGTCTGGACCAACACTGCCGACACCAGATCACTGCTGGCCAGCTTCAGCACGAGCTTCCCCCTCCGCAAACCCTCGCACGTGACATCACTGGAGATGACCGACTACCTCCTTACTCGCTCCGAGGGCACCATCGGTGAACTGGCAACGTTGCTCACTGCCGCAGCAGTGACCGCCGTCGACAGCGGAGAGGAAGCGATGACCTCATCGGTGCTCACGCGCACTCCGTACCTCGGCCCCACGGAGCGACGCCGCCAGTTCGAACGCCACCTCGCGTGAACGCGCGGCTCGCACCGATGCCCGGTGATGCGTACGTTCGCCCGTGGCCGCTGCACCCGCAGCCACTGCCAGGTGAGGTCCTCTCGTCATGGTTGGCCCGGATATGCGAGCTGTATCCGCACATCAGGCCCTCTGACCTTCTTGCAGAACTCGAAATCGATTGTGCTGTCGAAGATCTCGACCGCTACACACCGGAGCCGATACTTGCCGAGCTGGCCGGTCGCGGTGCAGTCCCGGTAGAGAGGGTGCGGATGATGACGTTGGCGGGGTGGACACCGTGGCTGCTCGACAGCA from Rhodococcus sp. P1Y includes these protein-coding regions:
- a CDS encoding TniB family NTP-binding protein; its protein translation is MTASTGSSDEATESSGEDLGHLRESVRPLAALDDADRIRLIRSERWIGYPQARTVIDHLETLLSWPDRQRMPNLLLLGPTNNGKSMIIEKFRRTHPPISLSDREQIPVLCMQMPPDPSPGRFYLALLTALGTPTRPRNRVHELEQQALMLLRVTGVRMLIIDELHNVLAGRDNVRREFLNVLRFLGNELRIPLVAVGTRDAYLAIRTDPQLENRFHPMTLPVWTNTADTRSLLASFSTSFPLRKPSHVTSLEMTDYLLTRSEGTIGELATLLTAAAVTAVDSGEEAMTSSVLTRTPYLGPTERRRQFERHLA